In the uncultured Methanobacterium sp. genome, one interval contains:
- a CDS encoding HIT family protein: protein MECEYFERLKDHQFGELLAETEHWLIILAPDQRNLGTCVVALKRDETELSGLKKDEWADLERVVKKLESAIRKSFHATMFNWGCLMNSSYLEDPPCPHLHWHFIPRYREPIEFKDETFDDPCFGMSTMHDRRKSMPIPDKLNKDIKAKIIENLEI from the coding sequence ATGGAATGTGAGTATTTTGAAAGGTTAAAGGATCACCAGTTCGGTGAATTACTGGCTGAAACTGAACACTGGCTTATCATCCTGGCCCCTGATCAGAGAAACCTGGGAACCTGTGTTGTAGCCCTTAAAAGGGATGAAACAGAACTTTCAGGGTTAAAAAAGGATGAATGGGCCGACCTGGAACGGGTGGTTAAAAAATTAGAATCGGCAATTAGAAAGTCATTCCATGCCACCATGTTCAACTGGGGATGTTTGATGAACTCTTCTTACCTGGAAGATCCTCCCTGCCCTCATCTGCACTGGCATTTCATCCCCCGTTATAGGGAACCTATTGAATTCAAGGATGAAACCTTCGATGACCCCTGTTTTGGCATGAGTACCATGCATGACCGCAGAAAATCAATGCCAATTCCAGATAAACTGAATAAGGATATAAAAGCTAAAATCATAGAAAATCTGGAAATCTGA
- a CDS encoding PAP2 family protein yields MPLFNLSNNNTASKETLANFISTVSNPPFVAIPVFLIINYTLLYGGDWLWFSAISIFFVSILPIITSALWIKKKNLEVDMPQRQDRIYPLLLVILSYIIGVAVLYILGAPSFTTVLMICYLNNTIIVLLFSLYWKISIHAMGIAGPATALIYLFGWTGLAFSLLVPLVLWSRLHLKRHTPAQLIVGTVLGYFLTAMQIYLLI; encoded by the coding sequence ATGCCCCTATTTAATCTTTCTAACAATAACACCGCGTCAAAAGAAACACTGGCTAATTTCATATCCACGGTCAGTAATCCACCCTTTGTTGCCATTCCAGTTTTTCTGATTATTAATTACACTCTGCTTTATGGAGGGGATTGGTTATGGTTTTCAGCAATTAGCATCTTTTTTGTGAGCATTTTACCCATAATTACCAGCGCATTATGGATAAAAAAGAAAAACCTGGAAGTAGACATGCCCCAAAGGCAGGATAGGATTTATCCGCTTTTACTGGTGATCTTATCCTACATTATTGGTGTTGCAGTACTCTACATTCTGGGAGCACCCTCATTCACCACGGTTTTAATGATCTGTTACCTTAACAATACCATCATCGTACTCTTATTCAGTCTTTACTGGAAGATCAGTATACACGCCATGGGCATCGCAGGTCCAGCAACTGCACTCATCTATCTTTTTGGATGGACCGGGCTTGCATTCAGTTTACTTGTGCCTCTGGTACTGTGGAGCAGACTTCATCTTAAAAGACACACACCTGCACAGTTAATTGTGGGTACTGTACTTGGATACTTTTTAACCGCAATGCAGATTTACCTGTTAATTTAA
- a CDS encoding AIR synthase-related protein — protein MDIEGFARRALVDHDEESVQKSLQEKILEFKDITPEHASQMAQAVLEEVKYTLQIKDHPDESLKKLIEYPKSGVGMGQMGVGSRGAGDFFVHRQIAEIVKSSHTNAFINPTAQDDGGVVKAAAGADEVYITTAVDGIHSRLSEYPFLGGFHVARASMRDVCVMGSQPVALLSDLHLADDGEVAKLFDYTAGVCAVSELTGVPLVAGSTLRVGGDMVLGDRLVSAVGAVGISPHPPTARKRAEPGDVILLTEGSGGGTITTTALYHGLFDVVWETMDISFIQASEAILNAGLLPKVHAMTDVTNGGLRGDAHEISQTTGLGLAFWEDEIRELVNPKVLEMLESLDIDHLGVSVDSLMIIATEDIACEVEKAVSGAGVRIGRIGEVDDTGIPRLITDQGEKELKPLFREAAYTKVKKMVGDVHPEDFDQMKQKVERSALEAIAKKDEVVARIKEKYDS, from the coding sequence GTGGACATAGAAGGTTTCGCCAGGCGCGCCCTGGTAGATCATGACGAAGAATCTGTACAAAAAAGCCTCCAGGAAAAGATCCTGGAATTTAAAGACATCACCCCAGAACATGCCAGCCAGATGGCACAGGCAGTCCTGGAAGAAGTCAAATACACCCTACAAATCAAAGACCACCCTGATGAATCCCTTAAAAAGTTGATAGAATACCCTAAATCAGGAGTAGGAATGGGTCAGATGGGTGTAGGTTCCCGTGGTGCAGGGGACTTCTTTGTACATCGTCAGATCGCAGAAATCGTTAAAAGCAGCCACACCAATGCCTTCATCAACCCCACCGCCCAGGACGACGGAGGCGTGGTAAAAGCAGCGGCTGGCGCTGATGAGGTGTACATCACCACAGCTGTAGATGGAATACACTCCCGTCTGAGTGAATACCCATTCCTAGGAGGTTTTCACGTGGCCAGGGCATCAATGAGGGATGTTTGTGTCATGGGTTCCCAGCCAGTTGCACTCTTAAGCGACCTTCACCTGGCAGATGATGGAGAAGTAGCTAAGCTCTTCGACTACACTGCAGGAGTATGTGCGGTGTCAGAACTCACTGGAGTCCCCTTAGTAGCAGGCAGTACACTCCGCGTAGGTGGAGATATGGTCTTGGGAGACCGGTTAGTTAGTGCAGTTGGTGCGGTGGGAATATCCCCCCATCCTCCCACCGCCCGTAAACGAGCCGAACCTGGAGATGTGATTCTCCTAACTGAAGGATCAGGTGGGGGAACCATAACCACCACTGCACTCTATCACGGACTCTTCGATGTGGTGTGGGAAACCATGGACATCAGCTTCATCCAGGCCTCTGAGGCCATATTAAATGCCGGACTCCTTCCAAAAGTTCACGCCATGACCGATGTTACCAACGGAGGACTCCGAGGTGATGCTCATGAGATATCCCAGACCACAGGGTTGGGACTGGCATTCTGGGAGGATGAAATCAGAGAACTGGTTAATCCCAAGGTCCTGGAGATGCTAGAAAGCCTGGACATTGACCATCTGGGTGTTTCTGTGGATTCCCTCATGATCATTGCCACCGAAGATATTGCCTGTGAGGTGGAAAAGGCAGTTTCAGGTGCTGGAGTAAGGATCGGTAGGATAGGAGAAGTGGATGATACAGGAATTCCTCGTCTAATCACCGATCAAGGAGAAAAAGAACTTAAACCTCTTTTCCGTGAGGCAGCGTATACCAAGGTCAAAAAGATGGTTGGGGATGTGCACCCCGAAGACTTTGACCAGATGAAACAGAAAGTGGAAAGATCAGCTCTGGAAGCCATTGCCAAGAAAGACGAAGTAGTGGCCAGGATAAAGGAAAAATACGATAGTTAA
- a CDS encoding sugar phosphate nucleotidyltransferase: MTSTVGMILCGGFGKRLRPLTERVPKPLIEIKNDYTILDKQLFDFKNAGVNQVFLLTGFLSDKIRERFGDKYMGVKIEYVEEDKPLGTLNAIKLGMEAVGPDKQCVIRNGDVVADLNIKKMIESGEKSDHPLSLFITRMVSPYGIVEISGDRLVSFKEKPVLDYYINGGVYFSKGEIDFGDFEVGDIEKTVFPMYAKNNQLGYYQEDGLFWMAIDTSKELEEIRKEYQNREDKPWGYEKILINTEKYLTKELFIREGYQTSYHFHPQKDETMYILSGAGYIEFEERKEYFGKNDTIRIKPNENHTIVAMENTVLHEISTPHPDDTVRVKDYYDIR; this comes from the coding sequence ATGACCAGTACAGTAGGTATGATACTTTGCGGAGGATTTGGAAAGCGATTAAGGCCCCTCACTGAAAGAGTGCCCAAACCCCTCATTGAAATTAAGAATGATTACACCATTCTGGATAAACAGCTCTTTGACTTTAAAAATGCAGGTGTTAACCAGGTTTTCCTCTTAACCGGATTTTTAAGCGACAAGATCAGGGAAAGATTTGGCGACAAATACATGGGTGTGAAAATAGAATACGTGGAAGAAGACAAACCACTGGGAACCCTTAACGCCATAAAACTTGGAATGGAAGCTGTTGGTCCAGACAAACAGTGTGTTATACGTAACGGAGATGTTGTAGCCGATTTAAATATCAAAAAAATGATTGAAAGTGGTGAAAAATCAGACCACCCCCTATCCCTTTTCATAACCCGCATGGTATCTCCTTACGGAATAGTGGAGATAAGTGGCGATCGCCTGGTATCATTCAAAGAAAAACCAGTACTGGATTATTATATTAACGGAGGAGTTTACTTCTCCAAGGGAGAAATTGACTTTGGTGACTTTGAAGTGGGAGATATAGAAAAAACCGTGTTCCCCATGTACGCCAAGAACAACCAGCTAGGGTACTACCAGGAAGACGGCCTGTTCTGGATGGCCATCGATACATCCAAAGAACTGGAGGAAATCCGAAAAGAATACCAGAATCGGGAAGATAAACCATGGGGATACGAAAAAATCCTGATAAATACTGAAAAGTACTTAACCAAAGAGTTATTTATCAGAGAAGGCTACCAAACCTCCTACCACTTCCACCCTCAGAAGGATGAAACCATGTACATCCTAAGTGGAGCAGGATACATAGAATTCGAAGAGCGTAAGGAGTACTTCGGTAAAAACGACACCATTCGTATAAAACCAAATGAAAACCACACTATTGTGGCCATGGAAAATACAGTTCTCCACGAAATATCAACACCCCACCCTGACGACACAGTCCGAGTCAAGGACTACTACGATATCAGGTAA
- the hisH gene encoding imidazole glycerol phosphate synthase subunit HisH codes for MIAIIDYGSGNLKSIRNGFHRIGAEVLVTQDKDELKKADVLILPGVGAFGTAMENLKKYEDIIHQHIKDDKPFLGVCLGLQVLFSESEESPRIRGLDVFSGKVVRFPDTLRNDGLKIPHMGWNNLNIKQNSPLLQGIGSDYMYFVHSYYVRPDDPEVVVATTDYGVEVPAVVAQDNVFATQFHPEKSGEIGLKILKNFLKRVL; via the coding sequence ATGATAGCCATTATTGATTACGGCAGTGGAAACCTAAAAAGTATCCGAAATGGATTCCATCGCATCGGCGCTGAGGTACTGGTAACTCAGGATAAAGATGAGTTAAAAAAAGCAGATGTGCTGATCCTCCCTGGTGTAGGTGCCTTTGGAACTGCAATGGAAAACCTCAAAAAATATGAGGATATCATCCACCAGCACATCAAGGATGATAAACCATTTCTGGGTGTTTGTTTAGGTTTACAGGTATTGTTCAGTGAGAGTGAAGAGAGTCCCAGAATCAGGGGACTGGATGTGTTTTCTGGTAAAGTGGTGCGTTTCCCTGATACCCTGCGAAATGATGGGCTTAAAATCCCCCATATGGGATGGAACAACCTGAATATCAAGCAAAACTCCCCTTTACTTCAAGGAATAGGCAGTGATTACATGTACTTCGTCCACTCCTACTATGTACGTCCTGATGATCCAGAAGTGGTGGTGGCCACTACGGATTATGGTGTGGAAGTGCCCGCAGTGGTGGCCCAGGATAATGTTTTCGCCACCCAGTTTCACCCCGAAAAAAGCGGAGAAATTGGTCTGAAAATACTGAAAAACTTCCTTAAAAGGGTTTTATAA